In Vanessa cardui chromosome 8, ilVanCard2.1, whole genome shotgun sequence, the following are encoded in one genomic region:
- the LOC124531962 gene encoding putative protein FAM10A4: MSCPFSEEQLLQLKAFVELCRIQPQILQHPKLSFFKDYLVSLGVTIPNVSRESQDVPASGDRANAEPNPEPCKASASSEEESDPESDVELDMEGVISDTSEANQEMGDQLKEVTDEERDQSDEKRSEAMQAFSEQRLDEAIALYTEAIKLNPQSALLFAKRGQVFLKQNKLHACIKDCTQALELNCDSAAAYKFRGRAYSLLGKFEEASHDLCESLKIDYDDQANEWLTLVKPNAEKLRQHKLSIQRKKEEKEHREKLRRARNAQEARAKAAQEAQAQAGFRGAAPPGMDSFENVDFAKLISDRELFETLKDPEISAALYDVSSNPANFIKYQNNPKIVAALEMLRSKFGAGGGPAPGGFGGFGGAPTAGAKNSDDDVGLD; this comes from the exons ATGAGTTGTCCGTTTAGTGAGGAACAATTGTTGCAATTAAAAGCTTTTGTAGAGCTATGCAGGATACAGCCTCAGATATTGCAACACCCTAAATTGTCTTTTTTCAAAGACTATTTAGTATCACTCGGCGTAACCATACCCAATGTTTCTCGGGAAAGTCAGGATGTTCCGGCATCTGGCGACCG tGCGAATGCTGAACCCAATCCTGAACCGTGTAAGGCAAGTGCCTCGTCTGAAGAAGAGTCTGATCCGGAGTCTGACGTAGAACTAGACATGGAAG GTGTAATCTCTGATACGTCAGAAGCAAATCAAGAGATGGGTGATCAATTAAAGGAAGTGACAGATGAAGAACGTGATCAGTCTGATGAGAAAAGATCTGAAGCGATGCAAGCATTCTCGGAACAGCGGTTGGATGAAGCTATCGCTTTGTACACAGAAGCTATAAAACTAAATCCACAGAGTGCTTTGCTTTTTGCTAAAAGGGGTCAG gtattccttaaacaaaacaagttGCATGCCTGTATCAAGGACTGTACGCAGGCTTTGGAACTGAACTGTGATAGTGCAGCTGCATATAAATTCAGAGGACGAGCATACag tcTCTTGGGTAAGTTTGAAGAGGCTTCACACGATCTCTGCGAGTCACTGAAGATTGACTATGACGATCAAGCCAATGAGTGGCTAACTCTAGTGAAACCAAACGCTGAGAAGCTCCGCCAACACAAACTCAGTATTCAACGCAAGAAAGAAGAGaaagag CACCGTGAGAAATTACGAAGAGCCCGCAACGCGCAAGAGGCTCGTGCGAAGGCAGCTCAAGAGGCGCAAGCGCAGGCCGGCTTCCGCGGGGCCGCGCCCCCCGGCATGGACTCCTTCGAAAACGTTGACTTCGCCAAACTAATCTCCGATCGTGAACTATTTGAAACACTGAAG gaCCCAGAAATATCGGCCGCCTTATATGATGTCTCATCAAACCCGGCAAACTTCATTAAATATCAGAACAATCCCAAGATAGTAGCTGCCTTAGAAATGTTAAGGAGTAAATTTGGAGCTGGTGGTGGACCAGCACCGGGTGGTTTTGgag